In the Helianthus annuus cultivar XRQ/B chromosome 11, HanXRQr2.0-SUNRISE, whole genome shotgun sequence genome, one interval contains:
- the LOC110887854 gene encoding uncharacterized protein LOC110887854 produces MEKLVLALIHASRRLRRYFANHVIHVLTNYNIGNILARPEISGRLAKWAIELGGLNVVFRPRPSIKGQVLADFMTEVPDDKDRECKAMEKAEKKQIEEPWMLYTDGASNEDGAGAGLRLVSPDKNEFTYAIRLDFKSTNNEAEYEAFLAGLRLAIKMGVRHIEAHVDSMLVAGQINGQYEAKGDIMALYLNQAKTLLQTFYSYKVHHINRSENKPADALSKLASTSFQHLAKDVRIEVLSNPSVPLREVSVIQTGATSWMTPIIMYLQSGILPENKAEARKIQYKSEHYQMADGILYRKSYLGPLLRCVDADDANYLIREVHEGICGIHAGPRMVVAKVMNAGYYWPGMHLDAVKELRKCSGCQRHAPKTMRPKNELVPVTTAWPFQQWGIDMVGPFPEAPGAVKFIIVAVDYFTKWVEAKALASTTSAVVKRFIWEQIICRFGLPLRIITDNGTNFAADDLERWFKELNIEHTFSSVAHPQGNGQVEAVNKSIVDGIKARLGRIADTFT; encoded by the exons ATGGAAAAGCTTGTCCTTGCACTGATTCACGCGTCGAGAAGGCTACGCCGATATTTCGCCAATCACGTCATCCACGTGTTAACAAATTACAATATTGGGAATATCCTAGCAAGGCCGGAAATATCAGGAAGGTTGGCCAAATGGGCGATAGAGCTAGGGGGACTCAACGTAGTCTTCAGACCACGACCGTCGATAAAAGGCCAAGTTTTGGCAGACTTCATGACGGAAGTCCCCGATGACAAAGACAGAGAGTGTAAGGCGATGGAGAAAGCGGAGAAAAAACAAATCGAAGAACCATGGATGCTGTATACTGACGGCGCGTCCAACGAAGATGGGGCAGGCGCGGGGCTGCGGCTAGTGAGCCCGGACAAAAACGAGTTCACTTACGCCATACGTCTAGACTTCAAGAGCACAAATAACGAAGCAGAGTATGAAGCCTTTCTGGCCGGCCTGCGCTTAGCAATCAAAATGGGAGTCCGACATATTGAGGCACATGTGGACTCCATGCTAGTGGCAGGCCAAATCAACGGTCAATACGAAGCCAAGGGCGACATAATGGCACTCTATCTCAACCAAGCAAAGACGTTGCTGCAAACTTTCTATTCttacaaggtgcaccacataaaCCGCAGCGAAAACAAGCCGGCAGACGCCTTAAGCAAGCTTGCGTCAACAAGTTTTCAGCACCTAGCCAAAGACGTACGCATAGAAGTTTTAAGCAACCCGTCTGTTCCACTCCGAGAAGTCAGCGTAATCCAAACAGGAGCCACGTCCTGGATGACACCCATCATCATGTACTTACAGTCCGGGATACTCCCAGAAAATAAAGCCGAGGCGCGGAAAATCCAGTACAAATCAGAACATTATCAAATGGCGGACGGGATATTGTACCGAAAGTCATATCTCGGCCCTCTGCTGAGATGTGTTGACGCCGACGACGCAAATTATCTGATCCGGGAAGTACATGAGGGCATCTGCGGCATCCACGCCgggccacgcatggtagtggctaaaGTAATGAACGCTGGTTACTACTGGCCCGGAATGCACCTCGATGCCGTGAAAGAATTAAGGAAATGCAGCGGCTGCCAACGGCATGCACCAAAAACCATGCGTCCAAAAAACGAGTTGGTGCCAgtaacaaccgcatggccctttcagcaatggggcatagacatggtggGCCCCTTCCCAGAAGCTCCGGGGGCAGTCAAGTTTATCATCGTCgcggtcgattacttcaccaagtgggtagaagcaaaaGCACTTGCGTCAACCACATCGGCAGTCGTTAAACGGTTTATctgggaacaaatcatatgccgtTTCGGCCTTCCACTCCGCATCATCACCGACAATGGTACAAATTTTGCAGCAGATGatctcgaacgatggttcaaggAACTAAACATTGAACACACCTTCTCGTCGGTCgcacatccgcaagggaatggtcaagtTGAAGCAGTCAATAAAAGCATCGTTGACGGCATCAAAGCAAGACTCG GGCGAATCGCCGACACATTTACCTAA